One stretch of Bacteroidales bacterium DNA includes these proteins:
- a CDS encoding hydrogenase iron-sulfur subunit — MSTEHNFQPKMIGIVCNWCCYGGADLCGVSRFQYPPHIRLIRVMCSSRVDLLHIIRAFNNGIDGIFIGGCHLCDCHYVTQGNFNTFSMVQVCKKLLECIGIFPERLRLEWVSAGEGIRFANFMNEYSAEVTKLGPLGKAEGMDNQALAFKFEAVNKLIPYIKLVLTQKLRVPDRTEEAYHGFFNSDEFKRLFEELIADKLAISQITSLLGEKPLSTGEIADSLGLSPSELARHMIGSSRLGLVRYDVHSKCYTLA; from the coding sequence ATGAGTACAGAACATAACTTTCAGCCAAAAATGATAGGCATCGTATGTAATTGGTGCTGCTACGGAGGGGCCGACCTTTGCGGTGTTTCCCGTTTTCAATATCCCCCGCATATAAGGCTCATCAGGGTGATGTGCTCTTCCAGGGTTGACCTGCTGCATATAATCCGGGCTTTTAACAATGGGATCGACGGCATATTTATAGGTGGCTGCCATCTTTGCGATTGCCACTATGTTACTCAGGGGAATTTCAACACATTCAGCATGGTTCAGGTATGCAAAAAATTACTTGAGTGCATCGGCATTTTTCCCGAACGATTGAGGCTTGAATGGGTATCTGCCGGCGAAGGGATCCGCTTTGCCAATTTTATGAATGAATACAGCGCGGAGGTTACGAAGTTGGGACCTCTTGGAAAAGCCGAAGGCATGGACAATCAGGCATTGGCATTTAAATTTGAAGCGGTAAATAAGCTCATCCCCTACATCAAGCTCGTGTTGACGCAGAAGCTCCGTGTACCGGACAGAACCGAAGAAGCGTATCACGGGTTTTTCAATAGTGACGAATTTAAAAGATTGTTTGAAGAATTAATTGCAGATAAACTGGCAATAAGCCAAATTACGTCACTCCTTGGGGAAAAACCCCTTTCGACAGGTGAGATCGCTGATTCTTTAGGCCTGAGCCCGTCAGAATTAGCACGGCACATGATCGGTTCATCAAGGCTGGGATTGGTCAGGTACGATGTACACAGCAAATGTTATACGCTTGCATGA
- a CDS encoding NAD(P)H-dependent oxidoreductase subunit E, with translation MDNERIDQIIDKHQGEASSLIQVLLEIQSENHWLPREALERVSQKLQVPFTRIQHIATFYKAFNLVPKGRHEIHICVGTACHVRGANRILETVEDLTGIKPGETDVEMKFSLETVNCLGCCALGPVIEINGKTHGKVSVSKTAGVLKSYE, from the coding sequence ATGGATAACGAAAGAATCGATCAGATCATAGATAAGCACCAGGGCGAAGCCAGTTCACTCATCCAGGTATTACTTGAGATCCAGAGCGAAAATCATTGGCTCCCCAGGGAAGCCCTTGAGAGGGTCAGCCAAAAATTACAAGTGCCTTTTACCCGGATACAGCATATAGCTACTTTTTATAAAGCTTTTAATTTAGTTCCTAAAGGACGTCATGAAATTCACATTTGTGTTGGTACTGCCTGTCATGTTCGTGGTGCAAACCGTATCCTCGAAACGGTGGAAGACCTGACCGGAATTAAACCCGGCGAAACGGATGTGGAAATGAAATTCAGCCTTGAAACTGTTAACTGTCTTGGATGCTGTGCTCTGGGGCCGGTGATCGAGATCAATGGGAAGACTCACGGTAAGGTCTCGGTAAGCAAAACAGCCGGGGTGTTAAAAAGCTATGAATAG